From the Caldisalinibacter kiritimatiensis genome, one window contains:
- a CDS encoding sensor histidine kinase: MFKSIRWKFITVYFLLVYIAMVIVGAFIIEQFERQQIEQISKSMKQHIDNIYNIVTPLHKDDWSKVKEEINAGINKVSLGYNESLYIVMNSDDLEIIGSKSGNLRNIIGQKAYETKKLNKALISQALKGEIAEAIPPKGSDGNDERVKHIAYPILNNVGQVKGIIYLTSKLDYVDETINSSKIMLTEATILALVITVILGFFIAKSITGPIKDVTVKAEKMAKGDFNQVVEVKSDDEIGQLANMFNYLTQKLKKTISEVYREKSKMDTIFTYMADGVVAVNTNGEIIHANPVALKILNLLESDINTKKFDEVVRSLSEKITLEYIKNSEKWEGDVVIELRNSTYRAKYAPFKNDKNQIGGLIVVFQDITEQHRLESMRKEFVANVSHELKTPITTIKSYTETLLEGAVEDKQLASQFLNVINSESDRMARIVRDLLQLSNLDYKQTKWNKVTIPVKEMLEEIYLKMKISAQEKGQTLSLNIEDDMPEVIFDKDGFEQVILNIVSNAIKYTPNNGNIEIKAFTQDDNILIKVKDDGIGIPKEDLDRIFERFYRVDKARSRELGGTGLGLSIAKQIVEAHNGEIQINSEFNVGTEVDIIVPAKKACVIQT, translated from the coding sequence ATGTTCAAAAGCATTAGATGGAAGTTCATTACTGTTTATTTCCTACTTGTATATATTGCAATGGTAATAGTAGGTGCTTTTATAATAGAACAATTTGAGCGTCAACAAATAGAGCAAATATCAAAGTCGATGAAACAACACATAGACAATATTTATAACATTGTAACTCCACTGCATAAAGATGATTGGAGTAAGGTAAAAGAAGAAATAAATGCTGGTATTAACAAGGTATCACTGGGGTATAATGAAAGTTTGTATATTGTAATGAATTCAGATGATTTAGAAATAATCGGTAGTAAATCAGGAAATTTAAGAAATATCATTGGTCAAAAAGCCTATGAAACAAAAAAGTTAAATAAGGCTTTAATTTCTCAAGCGCTTAAAGGAGAAATAGCTGAAGCTATTCCTCCAAAGGGTTCTGATGGTAATGATGAAAGGGTAAAACATATTGCTTATCCTATATTGAACAATGTAGGACAAGTGAAGGGCATAATTTATCTTACATCGAAGTTAGATTATGTAGATGAAACAATAAATTCATCTAAAATAATGTTAACAGAAGCAACGATATTAGCTTTAGTTATTACTGTAATCTTAGGATTTTTTATAGCAAAAAGTATAACTGGACCAATAAAGGATGTAACGGTAAAAGCGGAAAAAATGGCTAAAGGTGACTTTAATCAAGTTGTTGAAGTTAAGTCTGATGATGAGATTGGACAGCTTGCCAATATGTTCAATTATTTAACCCAAAAGCTGAAAAAGACCATTTCTGAAGTATATAGAGAAAAAAGTAAGATGGACACGATATTCACATATATGGCGGATGGAGTAGTGGCTGTAAATACTAATGGAGAAATAATACATGCAAATCCTGTAGCTTTAAAAATATTAAACTTACTAGAAAGCGATATTAATACTAAAAAATTTGATGAAGTAGTTAGAAGTTTAAGTGAAAAGATTACTTTAGAGTATATAAAAAATAGCGAAAAATGGGAAGGCGACGTAGTAATTGAACTTAGAAATAGTACCTACAGAGCAAAATATGCCCCATTTAAAAATGATAAAAATCAAATAGGTGGACTTATTGTAGTATTTCAAGATATTACAGAGCAGCATAGACTTGAAAGCATGAGAAAGGAATTTGTAGCAAATGTTTCCCATGAATTAAAGACTCCTATAACAACGATAAAAAGTTATACGGAAACTCTATTAGAAGGAGCAGTTGAAGATAAGCAACTAGCATCTCAATTTTTAAATGTAATTAATAGTGAAAGCGATAGAATGGCGAGAATAGTAAGGGACTTATTACAACTCTCTAATCTTGACTATAAACAAACTAAATGGAATAAAGTAACAATACCAGTTAAAGAAATGTTAGAAGAAATTTACCTTAAGATGAAGATATCAGCTCAAGAAAAGGGTCAAACTCTTAGTTTAAATATAGAAGACGATATGCCAGAAGTTATATTTGATAAAGATGGCTTTGAGCAGGTGATATTAAACATAGTTAGTAATGCTATAAAATACACACCAAATAATGGCAACATAGAAATTAAAGCATTTACACAAGATGATAATATATTAATTAAAGTGAAAGATGATGGGATTGGTATACCTAAAGAAGATTTAGATAGGATTTTTGAAAGATTTTATAGAGTTGATAAAGCAAGGTCAAGAGAGCTTGGAGGTACAGGTTTAGGTCTTTCTATAGCAAAGCAGATTGTAGAAGCACACAATGGAGAAATACAGATAAATAGTGAATTTAATGTAGGAACAGAAGTAGATATAATAGTACCTGCAAAGAAAGCATGTGTAATTCAAACGTAA
- a CDS encoding S8 family peptidase, with product MNMRRSKSQKVCPVVSAKLRSQSKEQIPVIIRFKKTNSEKISSQVISMSNKVKHQLPLVDGVACEMSLEAINKLSEDPDIEYISFDSKVFALLDIANESISSSFPHQEGYTGEGITVAVIDTGVAPHNDLTRPTNRIVGFKDFVNDRSKPYDDNGHGTHVAGIIASSGYSSNGKYTGVAPKANILGIKALDESGSGSTSDIISAIQWVIDTKDVYNTKVLNLSLGSPANEPYYSDPLAKAAEAANDAGITVVVAAGNSGPSKNTILSPGISPSVITVGAIDDNKTPEISDDTIADFSSRGPTNDGLKKPDLVAPGVDIMSLSNNKLDGYTSLSGTSMATPLVAGTAALMYQKNSNLTPKAIKSSLKNSCTSIEENYDEQGSGVLNLKKLFESPIKETPINEEEKTVSKGLFGDGFIVVVLIVILLLSRYF from the coding sequence ATGAACATGAGAAGGTCTAAAAGTCAAAAAGTATGCCCTGTAGTAAGTGCAAAACTCCGCTCTCAATCTAAAGAACAAATACCTGTAATAATCAGATTTAAAAAAACAAATTCAGAGAAAATCTCTAGTCAGGTTATTAGTATGTCTAACAAAGTAAAGCATCAACTTCCTTTAGTTGATGGAGTAGCCTGTGAAATGAGTTTAGAAGCAATAAACAAATTGTCTGAAGATCCTGATATAGAATATATTAGTTTTGACTCAAAAGTTTTTGCTCTTTTAGATATAGCAAATGAGTCTATATCATCTAGTTTTCCTCATCAAGAGGGATATACTGGAGAAGGAATTACAGTAGCAGTAATTGATACAGGCGTTGCTCCACATAATGACTTGACAAGACCAACAAACAGAATAGTAGGCTTTAAAGACTTTGTTAACGATAGAAGTAAGCCCTATGATGATAACGGCCACGGTACACATGTAGCAGGAATTATAGCTTCAAGTGGATATTCCTCTAATGGAAAATATACAGGTGTAGCCCCTAAAGCCAACATTTTAGGCATAAAAGCTTTAGATGAATCAGGTAGTGGTAGTACTTCTGATATTATATCCGCTATACAATGGGTAATAGATACTAAAGATGTATATAACACCAAGGTACTTAACTTATCACTAGGAAGCCCAGCAAATGAACCTTATTATTCAGACCCATTAGCTAAAGCTGCTGAAGCTGCAAATGATGCTGGTATAACTGTAGTTGTAGCAGCTGGTAATAGTGGACCATCAAAAAATACTATATTATCTCCTGGTATCAGCCCATCAGTTATTACAGTTGGTGCTATTGATGACAATAAAACTCCAGAAATAAGTGATGACACTATTGCAGACTTTTCCAGCAGAGGACCTACTAATGATGGATTAAAAAAACCTGATTTAGTTGCTCCTGGTGTAGATATTATGTCATTATCAAATAACAAATTAGATGGTTACACTTCATTAAGTGGTACATCAATGGCAACACCTTTAGTTGCTGGTACTGCAGCTTTAATGTATCAAAAAAATTCTAACTTGACACCAAAAGCTATTAAGTCTTCTCTTAAAAATTCCTGTACTTCTATAGAAGAAAATTATGATGAACAGGGTTCTGGCGTTTTAAATCTCAAAAAGCTATTTGAATCTCCAATTAAAGAAACACCAATAAACGAAGAAGAAAAAACTGTTTCCAAAGGTCTTTTTGGTGATGGGTTTATAGTAGTAGTTTTAATAGTAATATTATTGTTAAGTAGATATTTTTAA
- the yycF gene encoding response regulator YycF, protein MLNKKVLVVDDEKPIADILKFNLEKEGYEVLVAYDGEVAVNQALDNEPDIVLLDIMLPKKDGFQVIKEIRQELQMPVLMLTAKEEEVDKVLGLELGADDYITKPFSMREVIARVKANLRRVDMLGGNSNSNIVASGDLTIDLNKYEVRKKDKVIELTLREFELLKFLASRAEQVFTREQLLKEVWGYEYYGDIRTVDVTVRRLREKIEDDSKKYKYILTKRGVGYYFRRA, encoded by the coding sequence ATTTTGAATAAAAAGGTGTTAGTTGTAGATGATGAAAAACCTATAGCTGATATACTTAAATTTAACCTAGAGAAAGAAGGATATGAAGTATTAGTAGCTTATGATGGAGAAGTTGCTGTTAATCAAGCTTTAGATAATGAACCAGATATTGTACTGCTTGATATTATGTTACCTAAAAAGGATGGATTTCAAGTTATAAAAGAAATAAGACAAGAGTTACAAATGCCTGTACTAATGCTAACAGCAAAAGAAGAAGAAGTTGATAAAGTCCTTGGACTTGAGCTAGGAGCCGACGACTACATAACTAAGCCTTTCAGTATGAGAGAGGTTATAGCGAGGGTTAAGGCCAATTTAAGAAGGGTAGACATGCTAGGAGGAAACTCTAATAGTAATATTGTAGCTTCAGGTGATTTAACAATAGATTTAAATAAATACGAAGTTAGAAAGAAAGATAAAGTTATAGAGCTTACATTAAGGGAATTTGAGCTATTAAAGTTCTTAGCGTCTAGAGCAGAACAAGTATTTACTAGAGAACAATTACTTAAGGAAGTGTGGGGCTACGAATATTATGGAGATATAAGAACGGTTGATGTTACGGTTAGAAGATTAAGAGAAAAGATAGAAGATGATTCGAAGAAATACAAGTATATACTAACAAAAAGAGGAGTAGGGTACTACTTCAGAAGGGCCTAA
- the yycH gene encoding two-component system activity regulator YycH codes for MNKERFKTLVLVSLVFVSFYLTQQVWAKLPYNLIPMSSNEPIEQNDNNDLLKVVSPEQYLITFGRSHTILYSELYCDEKYDLWNNVKTILKTCFQDKDIKVDSIENEETIKNESIRAIEAQFTEKVPLYIFLKMLEVDEANDIFNKINEIDRIYIPLNGGNFIVLSNGVDYLKVTSRNFDMSNISKEVVKIERNGYTKYYSLKDYLNVESNAYMALDKSVKAWRSVYYVKNEINVKNEAQIEQIAKEFFGKDLDYVRKIEEDNGSVIYVYNNEQVLKIFNDGIISYFNSLEHTVVERNLYISLKTAVDFISSHIGWPDDVYLSSIDQITSDGSKGYRIVFNYRIGGNPVILDNGKIEHPIVVEVFNDQIKTYKRFVRKIDMSKLIGTNIKPILSPLDIIGKSDNYNLIKENYKRQTGIKNEEINKSDLREKILSSINDIYMAYYDTCRQDYGQRLKSVWTININGTTYIFDAYSGECIKVIGGIKN; via the coding sequence ATGAATAAAGAAAGATTTAAAACTTTAGTGCTGGTATCTTTAGTTTTTGTAAGCTTTTATCTAACTCAACAGGTGTGGGCTAAACTTCCATACAATTTAATACCTATGTCTTCAAATGAGCCAATAGAGCAAAATGATAATAATGATTTGTTAAAAGTTGTATCTCCTGAGCAGTATTTAATAACCTTTGGAAGGAGTCATACTATACTTTACTCTGAGCTTTACTGTGATGAAAAATATGACTTATGGAATAATGTAAAGACGATTTTAAAGACTTGTTTTCAGGATAAAGACATAAAAGTAGATTCAATAGAGAATGAAGAAACCATAAAGAACGAATCAATAAGGGCTATAGAAGCACAATTCACAGAAAAGGTACCTTTATATATTTTTTTAAAAATGTTAGAAGTAGATGAAGCAAATGATATTTTTAATAAAATTAATGAAATTGATAGAATATACATCCCCTTAAATGGGGGTAATTTTATAGTTTTAAGTAATGGTGTAGACTATTTAAAGGTTACTAGTAGAAACTTTGATATGAGTAATATATCAAAAGAAGTAGTCAAGATTGAGAGGAACGGATATACCAAATATTATTCTTTGAAAGATTATTTAAATGTTGAAAGTAATGCATATATGGCTTTAGATAAAAGTGTAAAAGCATGGAGATCTGTATATTATGTAAAAAATGAAATTAATGTAAAAAATGAAGCTCAAATAGAGCAAATAGCTAAGGAATTCTTTGGGAAAGACTTAGACTACGTTAGGAAAATAGAAGAGGATAATGGCTCTGTTATATATGTTTATAACAATGAACAGGTATTAAAGATTTTTAATGACGGAATTATATCTTATTTTAATTCTCTTGAGCATACAGTTGTAGAAAGAAATCTTTATATAAGTTTAAAAACAGCAGTAGATTTTATAAGTTCTCATATTGGGTGGCCAGATGATGTGTATTTATCTTCAATAGATCAAATTACAAGTGATGGTAGCAAAGGATATAGGATTGTATTTAACTACAGAATAGGAGGAAACCCAGTTATCTTAGATAATGGAAAAATAGAGCATCCAATTGTAGTAGAGGTTTTTAATGACCAAATAAAAACTTATAAAAGATTTGTTAGAAAAATAGATATGAGCAAATTAATAGGTACTAATATAAAACCTATTTTGTCGCCTCTTGATATCATCGGAAAGAGTGATAACTATAATTTAATTAAAGAGAACTATAAAAGACAGACGGGGATAAAAAATGAAGAAATAAATAAAAGTGATTTAAGAGAAAAGATTTTATCCTCTATAAACGATATATACATGGCATATTACGATACATGTAGACAAGATTATGGTCAGAGATTGAAAAGTGTATGGACAATAAATATAAACGGTACAACATATATTTTTGATGCTTATAGTGGTGAATGCATAAAAGTGATTGGGGGGATAAAAAACTAG
- a CDS encoding UDP-N-acetylglucosamine 1-carboxyvinyltransferase: MSRLLIEGGARLNGKVNISGFKNAAVAIIPATLLSGDKCIVDNLPLIRDVFILKDIMKDLGAEIELNDDGVMTVDTSMIKKCNASSELSQKLRASYYLLGAGLARFKEVEVAYPGGCNIGNRPIDQHIKGFEALGAKVEIEHGIIRAKADKLTGAKIYLDIVSVGATINIMLAAVMAEGKTIIENAAKEPHIVDVANFLNSMGADIRGAGTDIIKINGVKELHGCTYSVIPDQIEAGTYMIAAAATKGDVVIDNVIPKHLEPVTAKLRELGVEVVEYGDSIRVTGTDKIKSANIKTLPYPGFPTDLQQPMTVLLTQAEGTSIVTESIFEGRFKYVDELKRMGAKIKVEGRTAVVEGPKQLSSAKVMATDLRAGAAFVIAGLISDGVTEIGNIYHVDRGYEKIEYKLMNLGAKIKRIEE, from the coding sequence ATGAGTAGATTATTAATTGAAGGTGGAGCCCGACTTAATGGTAAGGTAAATATAAGTGGATTTAAAAATGCAGCTGTGGCAATTATACCGGCAACGTTATTATCAGGAGATAAATGCATTGTTGATAATCTTCCATTGATTAGAGATGTTTTTATCTTGAAGGATATAATGAAGGACCTGGGAGCTGAGATAGAGCTTAATGACGATGGAGTAATGACTGTAGATACTAGCATGATTAAGAAATGTAATGCTTCAAGTGAATTATCACAAAAATTGAGAGCGTCATATTATCTTTTAGGAGCAGGTCTTGCGAGATTTAAGGAAGTTGAGGTAGCTTATCCTGGAGGATGCAATATCGGAAATAGACCAATAGACCAACATATAAAAGGGTTTGAAGCATTAGGTGCCAAAGTAGAAATAGAACATGGTATCATTAGAGCTAAAGCTGATAAGCTTACAGGTGCTAAAATATATTTGGATATAGTTAGCGTTGGAGCAACTATTAATATCATGTTGGCTGCAGTGATGGCTGAAGGAAAGACTATAATCGAAAATGCAGCTAAGGAGCCACATATAGTTGATGTAGCTAACTTTTTAAATTCTATGGGAGCGGATATTAGAGGAGCAGGAACAGATATAATAAAAATAAATGGAGTAAAAGAATTACATGGATGTACTTATAGCGTAATTCCTGACCAAATAGAGGCGGGAACATATATGATAGCTGCTGCAGCAACTAAAGGAGATGTAGTAATAGACAACGTGATACCTAAGCATTTAGAGCCTGTAACTGCAAAGCTTAGAGAATTAGGTGTAGAAGTAGTAGAATATGGTGACTCTATAAGAGTAACAGGTACAGATAAAATAAAGAGTGCTAATATAAAGACTTTACCATACCCAGGTTTTCCTACGGATTTACAACAGCCTATGACAGTGTTATTAACACAGGCAGAAGGGACAAGTATAGTAACAGAAAGTATATTTGAAGGTAGATTTAAGTATGTAGATGAGCTAAAGAGAATGGGAGCTAAGATAAAAGTTGAAGGAAGAACAGCAGTGGTAGAGGGACCGAAACAATTAAGCTCAGCTAAAGTAATGGCTACCGATTTAAGAGCTGGAGCAGCATTTGTGATTGCAGGATTGATTTCTGATGGAGTCACAGAAATAGGAAATATATATCACGTAGATAGAGGATATGAAAAGATAGAATATAAATTAATGAATTTAGGTGCTAAGATAAAGAGGATAGAAGAATAG
- a CDS encoding peptidase MA family metallohydrolase, translating to MKFIRKKRWIKPIILVIIVGVFINTLDLTGFFVTTFKPIFNDIHKKKILDSVKDYEVMETENFIIRYTSQDIKAAEITKEIAEKYYDDVCTMFDYFPKEKVNIIIYSDSKKLLDNTNLNKKNPPLGVYFGGVINILSPYVWIDNDSNMKKIYEKEGPIVHEFTHYLVDEISKGNYPMWLTEGLALYTEYKMTGFEWGKGIEFEEVTIEELNNNFYGINQSLAYRKSFEVVKDISETWGFNNLILILNNLGTGDSFKDSTRKVLKINFNELQVKK from the coding sequence ATGAAATTTATAAGAAAGAAAAGATGGATTAAACCTATAATCCTAGTAATTATTGTTGGTGTTTTTATTAATACACTAGATTTGACAGGTTTTTTTGTGACAACATTTAAACCTATTTTTAATGATATTCACAAGAAAAAGATATTAGATTCAGTAAAAGATTATGAAGTAATGGAAACAGAAAATTTTATAATTAGATATACATCACAAGATATAAAAGCAGCAGAAATTACAAAAGAAATAGCTGAAAAATACTATGATGATGTATGTACTATGTTCGATTATTTCCCAAAAGAGAAAGTTAATATTATAATATATAGTGATAGTAAAAAGTTATTGGATAATACAAATCTAAACAAAAAAAATCCGCCATTAGGGGTTTACTTTGGTGGAGTTATTAATATACTTTCACCATATGTTTGGATAGATAATGACAGTAATATGAAAAAGATATATGAAAAAGAAGGACCAATCGTTCATGAATTTACACATTATTTGGTAGACGAAATAAGTAAAGGAAATTATCCTATGTGGCTAACTGAAGGATTGGCTCTTTATACTGAGTATAAAATGACAGGTTTTGAATGGGGAAAAGGTATAGAGTTTGAAGAAGTTACTATAGAAGAATTAAATAACAATTTCTATGGTATAAATCAAAGTTTAGCATACAGAAAATCATTTGAAGTGGTGAAAGATATTTCAGAAACTTGGGGTTTTAATAACTTAATTTTGATATTAAACAATTTAGGAACAGGTGATAGTTTTAAGGATTCTACTAGAAAAGTATTAAAAATTAATTTTAATGAATTACAAGTAAAAAAGTAA
- the yycI gene encoding two-component system regulatory protein YycI, translated as MDWSKAKNILIVAFIITNLILLYVISDNDLGYDTYPSLQEDFLEDVRSSLAEKDINLNIDIPKEIPSLPFLNIAYEVYDASEELAYRFLEEYTKDKSKENTYYNDKGEKLSVIGNKKIVYENNSNKEIYSQLDIKTLTNIAEEFLKDKGFKTSGYELKDYRVKNNKHILKFTKVYDGLTIETSYMIFEIDATGIKRFERQWIKSIVPNEKEILVTAAPEALLRLLLMEEHYGKTIVGIELCYYSDLEEQGPSTWKRIVKSNVEPAWKIIFEDGTEEFLKEY; from the coding sequence ATGGATTGGTCTAAAGCTAAAAATATATTAATAGTTGCATTTATTATAACAAATTTAATTTTGCTGTATGTAATAAGCGATAACGACTTGGGTTATGATACTTATCCTTCTTTACAAGAAGATTTTTTAGAAGATGTAAGGTCTAGTTTAGCAGAAAAGGATATTAATCTTAATATTGATATTCCGAAAGAAATACCATCTTTACCTTTTTTAAACATAGCTTATGAGGTATATGATGCTTCAGAGGAATTAGCATATAGATTTTTAGAAGAATATACAAAGGATAAATCCAAGGAAAATACATATTATAATGATAAAGGAGAAAAATTGTCAGTAATAGGTAATAAAAAAATAGTTTATGAAAATAACTCTAATAAAGAAATATATAGCCAATTAGATATAAAGACATTAACAAATATAGCTGAAGAGTTCTTAAAAGATAAAGGGTTTAAAACTAGTGGCTATGAATTAAAAGATTATAGAGTTAAAAATAATAAGCACATTTTAAAATTCACTAAAGTATATGATGGTTTAACTATTGAAACCTCATACATGATATTTGAGATAGATGCAACTGGAATCAAAAGATTTGAAAGACAATGGATTAAGTCAATAGTACCTAATGAAAAAGAAATTTTGGTTACAGCTGCACCTGAGGCACTTTTGAGGTTGTTATTGATGGAAGAGCACTATGGTAAAACTATAGTAGGAATAGAGCTTTGTTATTACTCTGATTTAGAAGAGCAAGGACCCAGTACTTGGAAGAGGATAGTAAAAAGCAATGTTGAACCAGCGTGGAAAATAATATTTGAAGATGGAACGGAAGAATTTTTAAAAGAATACTAA